A genomic segment from Micromonospora echinaurantiaca encodes:
- the greA gene encoding transcription elongation factor GreA yields MSNGNEAPATWLSQDAYDRLKAELDEHIANRPVIAAEINARREEGDLRENGGYHAAREEQGKAEGRIRYLQELLRTAKVGEAPSVDAVAPGMVVTIYFDDDKDDTETFLLGSREIASTTDLTVYSPESALGKAILDCKAGQTCTYTAPSGADIKVTVVSFEPFSG; encoded by the coding sequence GTGTCCAACGGCAACGAGGCGCCCGCCACCTGGCTGTCCCAGGACGCTTACGACCGCCTGAAGGCCGAGCTCGACGAGCACATCGCGAACCGGCCGGTCATCGCCGCCGAGATCAACGCGCGGCGCGAGGAGGGCGACCTGCGGGAGAACGGCGGCTACCACGCGGCCCGCGAGGAGCAGGGCAAGGCCGAGGGCCGCATCCGCTACCTCCAGGAGCTGCTGCGGACCGCCAAGGTCGGCGAGGCGCCGTCCGTCGACGCGGTGGCGCCCGGCATGGTCGTCACGATCTACTTCGACGACGACAAGGACGACACCGAGACCTTCCTGCTCGGCTCCCGGGAGATCGCGTCCACCACCGACCTGACGGTCTACAGCCCCGAGTCGGCGCTCGGCAAGGCGATCCTGGACTGCAAGGCCGGTCAGACCTGCACCTACACGGCGCCCAGCGGCGCCGACATCAAGGTGACCGTGGTCAGCTTCGAGCCGTTCTCCGGCTAG
- a CDS encoding DUF4307 domain-containing protein, with the protein MTETHATIPPGTPVFPPGRYGRRRQPGRRRPLLAALLAVVLVALLGLVALRLYRQYGDPNYQAQVITYTDITDTQVLVNFRVTVPDGGSAVCVLRARDRAGAEVAREEVTVTAPPGERQISTVHHLATSGRPFIGEVLRCRPAS; encoded by the coding sequence GTGACCGAGACGCACGCCACAATCCCCCCGGGCACGCCCGTCTTCCCGCCCGGGCGGTACGGCCGCCGCCGCCAGCCCGGCCGCCGCCGCCCGCTGCTGGCGGCGCTGCTGGCGGTGGTCCTGGTGGCGCTGCTCGGGCTGGTCGCGCTCCGGCTCTACCGGCAGTACGGCGATCCGAACTACCAGGCCCAGGTGATCACGTACACCGACATCACGGACACCCAGGTGCTGGTCAACTTCCGGGTGACCGTGCCGGACGGCGGATCCGCGGTCTGCGTGCTGCGGGCCCGGGACCGCGCCGGCGCCGAGGTGGCCCGCGAGGAGGTGACCGTGACCGCCCCGCCCGGCGAGCGGCAGATCAGCACGGTGCACCACCTGGCGACCAGCGGCCGGCCCTTCATCGGCGAGGTGCTGCGCTGCCGACCGGCCAGCTGA